One region of Drosophila teissieri strain GT53w chromosome 2L, Prin_Dtei_1.1, whole genome shotgun sequence genomic DNA includes:
- the LOC122622108 gene encoding pyruvate kinase-like, producing the protein MSLSAKSVLKEGSTELSHICELDLSQQASHQRLVSLIATISLSSRNADTIYTMIMRGVNIFRLNFSHESHEMHSKTIELINEALERIHRETGQIRTVAIAADTRGPQIRTGLLDGDVFLRSGDNLRLSINRDLYDKGNKEAVYVDYPNIINLTKTGDRLFIDDGRLLLHIMEVGVDGLLCEVIRGGQLSNNCNVILPEIEIDLPAVSEKDLFDIQFSIKANVDFLFASAVRSAKNVKELRTVLGEKGKNIKIIAKMDSKIALSRFSEILRAADGLLLSRADLGTQIPIEKLFITQKSILGQCNKAGKPVIVASHILESMRSLPQPTRAECFDLANAIIDGADCIMLSSEVAIGSFPKETVATCDTLCREAEKVLWFRDLFSDLVSEVRGELDAAHSLAIAAVETAKRTNATLIIVLTTSGRSATLVSKFRPRCPIMAVTRCERTARWVYLHRGVLPLLYTSEPSTDYATDVDARVQFAMTAAKKWTIIEDGDPIVIVSAWKDGGGFTNNVRVVYAFFEADHVDCLFRSDRRRSRKNTHLQMANREPEDNKHK; encoded by the exons ATGTCGTTGTCCGCGAAATCCGTGCTAAAGGAGGGCTCCACCGAGCTGAGCCACATCTGCGAGCTGGACCTCTCGCAGCAGGCGTCCCACCAGCGCCTGGTGTCCCTGATCGCGACCATATCGCTGAGTTCGCGGAACGCGGACACCATATACACCATGATAATGCGCGGAGTGAACATATTCCGGCTGAATTTCTCCCACGAATCGCACGAGATGCACTCGAAGACGATCGAGCTGATCAACGAGGCGCTGGAGAGGATTCATCGGGAGACGGGCCAGATTCGCACGGTGGCCATTGCGGCGGACACGCGGGGTCCGCAGATTCGTACGGGGCTATTGGATGGGGATGTGTTCCTCCGCAGCGGCGACAATCTGCGGCTCTCGATCAACCGGGATCTGTACGACAAGGGCAACAAGGAGGCGGTCTACGTGGACTACCCGAACATCATCAACCTGACCAAGACGGGCGATCGCCTGTTCATCGACGACGGCCGTCTGCTGCTCCACATCATGGAGGTGGGTGTGGATGGACTGCTGTGCGAGGTCATTCGCGGCGGCCAGCtgagcaacaactgcaacgtGATCCTGCCGGAGATCGAGATCGATCTGCCTGCCGTCTCCGAGAAGGACTTGTTCGACATCCAGTTCAGCATTAAGGCCAACGTGGACTTCCTCTTCGCCTCCGCGGTGCGCAGTGCCAAGAACGTGAAGGAGCTGCGAACGGTGCTCGGCGAGAAGGGCAAGAACATCAAGATCATCGCCAAGATGGACAGCAAGATAGCGTTGAGCCGATTCTCGGAGATCCTGCGTGCGGCGGATGGACTGCTGCTTTCGCGAGCGGACCTGGGCACCCAGATACCCATCGAAAAGCTCTTCATCACGCAGAAGAGCATCCTGGGCCAGTGCAACAAGGCGGGCAAGCCGGTCATAGTGGCCTCCCACATCCTGGAGTCCATGCGCTCCCTGCCCCAACCCACGCGCGCCGAGTGCTTCGATCTGGCCAACGCCATCATCGACGGAGCCGACTGCATCATGCTGTCGTCGGAAGTGGCCATTGGGTCGTTTCCCAAGGAGACGGTGGCCACCTGCGACACGTTGTGCCGGGAGGCCGAGAAAGTGCTCTGGTTCCGCGACCTCTTCTCCGACCTGGTCAGCGAGGTGCGTGGCGAGCTGGACGCGGCCCACTCGCTGGCCATTGCCGCCGTGGAGACGGCCAAGCGCACCAACGCCACCCTCATCATCGTGCTGACCACCTCCGGCCGCTCGGCCACCCTGGTCAGCAAGTTCCGACCCCGTTGTCCCATCATGGCGGTCACGCGCTGCGAACGAACCGCCCGCTGGGTGTACCTGCATCGCGGAGTCCTTCCGCTGCTGTACACCTCGGAGCCAAGCACGGACTATGCCACCGATGTGGACGCACGCGTGCAGTTCGCCATGACCGCGGCCAAGAAGTGGACCATCATCGAGGACGGCGATCCCATTGTGATCGTGAGTGCCTGGAAGGATGGCGGCGGGTTCACCAACAATGTCCGTGTGGTCTACGCCTTCTTCGAGGCGGATCACGTGGACTGCCTGTTCCGGTCGGACAGGCGACGGTCTCGTAAGAACACCCACCTGCAGATGGCGAATCGGGAGCCTGAAG ACAATAAGCATAAGTAG
- the LOC122622118 gene encoding glucose-6-phosphatase 2-like: protein METIMHVVSEAYNTTLTRELFINEWAQERLSFGKPLWHFFSVQLEPSNMFNIFIPLSGIFSQEILLHLFSAITLISTLNSFEKWICPETRPLWFLREQYANKRVVKKPKVALSSDQLSCECTGGLPCAHSMTFTVFVLILASFFFVRCWDRFVSWRSSFCRCLMYLLIIGLVVCMWLSRLYQATEFLHQCILGSYFGIRALNTFEGHVKYLFSRPRGSAVSAVCFLGGLAATVYFVKLQLNMDPHWSVREAFKWCPEPTYLRHEVSPVFALVRDLGNLMGLALASPLYKLEMKPSSFWRRCRLLGLLEFVNYGLRLSTVKQSGRFAFLAYEFLRNAAHSLVLIKYLPKFY from the exons ATGGAGACTATAATGCACGTTGTTTCGGAGGCCTACAATACAACGCTCACGCGCGAGCTTTTCATCAACGAATGGGCTCAGGAACG cTTGAGTTTTGGAAAGCCCCTTTGGCACTTCTTCAGCGTTCAATTGGAGCCAAGCAACATGTTCAACATCTTTATCCCACTAAGTGGCATTTTCAGCCAGGAAATCCTATTGCATCTCTTCTCGGCTATTACATTGATTAGCACACTGAACTCCTTTGAAAAGTG GATATGTCCGGAGACGCGTCCTTTGTGGTTCCTGCGGGAGCAGTATGCCAATAAGAGAGTGGTCAAGAAGCCGAAGGTGGCCCTGTCAAGTGATCAGCTGAGCTGCGAGTGTACCGGTGGGCTGCCCTGCGCCCACTCGATGACCTTCACCGTGTTCGTGCTGATCCTGGCCTCGTTCTTCTTCGTCCGCTGCTGGGATCGCTTTGTGTCCTGGCGTTCGTccttctgccgctgcctcaTGTATCTGCTGATCATTGGATTGGTGGTCTGCATGTGGCTGAGTCGCCTTTATCAGGCCACCGAGTTCCTGCACCAGTGCATCCTGGGCAGTTACTTCGGGATCAGGGCGCTCAACACCTTTGAGGGACATGTGAAGTACTTGTTCTCCCGACCACGTGGCTCTGCGGTCTCCGCTGTTTGCTTCTTGGGAGGATTGGCGGCGACGGTGTACTTTGTGAAGCTGCAACTCAATATGGATCCCCACTGGTCGGTGCGCGAG GCTTTCAAATGGTGTCCAGAGCCCACTTATTTGCGCCACGAAGTTTCTCCAGTTTTTGCACTTGTCAGAGATCTGGGCAATCTAATGGGACTGGCTTTGGCCTCGCCGCTATATAAGCT AGAAATGAAGCCATCATCCTTTTGGCGCCGTTGCCGTCTCCTTGGACTTCTGGAGTTTGTCAACTATGGATTGCGTCTATCCACGGTAAAGCAGTCTGGTCGCTTTGCTTTCTTGGCCTACGAGTTCTTAAGAAATGCCGCTCATTCCCTAGTACTGATTAAGTACCTTCCCAAATTTTACTAG
- the LOC122622642 gene encoding growth/differentiation factor 8-like — translation MAKYFIALVLLVCLALENRNVYNRLHARSHPSSRGDILRPHPKHQSHPHVQHTSQQLQQQHHIRQQRSRQLKHLEPDPTSEEDEAPITKQEYYARLRRHVLRKRQHELQQELSYNHPSSHSEQLKAPRLWQHLMEEEEKAHRRGSPPVEYPIMYGDAPDESSLPADDQFDDLSPLDFVRNELMAEDLKNQEQDLDLDLDLNLDLDPKPEAPIEPEPQLGERNITISVKPSGGGCPKCESSRQVEHITEEQLTHLRIEFVKQQILEKLRLKESPKVSAVELPKPIFDGMTLSHPDDSTKNKELDDYYARTSKKFILLNREEVECNRARDGKANPSMCFTFKIDDADAEGFDVSTAVLWLFKNKQNRTGRAPLNSTSTQQTIVVSEVEVDQQKDSKYLTAAKTIAIQSVNVQDEWMKIDIEWPIKHWISGHELSHLIQITCGGCDVSDMEEIISVDKDYRPFIVIDMQNRRRKSRQKRSINCSSGMTECCREHLYISFREIGWSNWILKPEGYNAYFCRGSCSSVASVTQAASHHSSIMKILSTSGANKSLELVPCCTAKQYSSLQLVVMDSSNTATVKTLPNMVVESCGCR, via the exons ATGGCCAAGTACTTCATAGCcctggtgttgctggtgtgtCTGGCCCTGGAGAACAGGAACGTATACAATCGCCTGCACGCCCGATCCCATCCGAGTTCCCGCGGCGACATCCTGCGTCCGCATCCCAAGCACCAGTCGCATCCCCACGTGCAGCACACctcgcagcagctgcagcagcagcaccacatcCGGCAGCAGCGATCCCGCCAGCTGAAGCACCTGGAACCGGATCCGACCagcgaggaggacgaggcgCCGATCACCAAGCAGGAGTACTATGCCCGCCTGAGGCGCCACGTCCTCCGGAAGAGGCAGCAtgaactgcagcaggagcTCAGCTACAACCACCCTAGCTCCCATTCGGAGCAGCTGAAGGCGCCACGCCTGTGGCAACATCtcatggaggaggaggagaaggcaCACCGACGTGGCAGTCCACCCGTGGAGTACCCTATCATGTACGGCGATGCACCCGATGAGTCATCCCTTCCCGCCGATGACCAGTTCGATGATCTGTCTCCCCTGGACTTTGTGCGCAACGAACTGATGGCCGAGGACCTGAAGAATCAGGAGCAGGATCTCGATCTCGACCTGGACCTGAACCTGGACCTAGATCCAAAGCCGGAAGCGCCCATAGAGCCGGAGCCCCAACTGGGTGAGAGGAACATCACCATTTCGGTGAAGCCCAGCGGCGGTGGATGCCCCAAGTGCGAGAGCAGCCGCCAGGTGGAGCACATCACCGAGGAGCAGCTGACACACCTACGCATCGAGTTCGTCAAGCAGCAGATCCTGGAGAAGCTGCGCCTCAAGGAGAGCCCCAAGGTGTCGGCCGTGGAGCTGCCCAAGCCCATCTTCGACGGCATGACGCTCTCCCATCCGGACGACAGCACCAAGAACAAGGAGCTGGATGACTACTACGCTCGCACTAGCAAGAAGTTCATACTGCTCAACAGAG AGGAGGTCGAGTGCAATAGAGCGCGAGACGGGAAAGCCAACCCGTCCATGTGCTTCACCTTCAAGATAGACGATGCAGACGCCGAGGGCTTCGACGTGAGCACCGCCGTCCTGTGGCTCTTCAAGAACAAGCAGAACCGCACCGGCAGGGCGCCACTGAATAGCACCAGTACCCAGCAGACGATCGTCGTCTCCGAGGTGGAGGTGGACCAGCAGAAGGACTCCAAGTATCTGACGGCGGCCAAGACGATAGCCATTCAGTCGGTGAATGTGCAAG ATGAGTGGATGAAGATCGACATTGAGTGGCCCATCAAGCACTGGATCAGTGGCCACGAGCTGAGCCACCTCATCCAAATCACCTGCGGCGGCTGCGATGTCAGCGACATGGAGGAGATCATCTCGGTGGACAAGGATTACCGGCCGTTCATCGTGATCGACATGCAGAACCGGCGGCGAAAGAGTCGCCAGAAGCGCAGCATCAACTGCTCCAGCGGCATGACCGAGTGCTGTCGGGAGCACCTGTACATATCCTTCCGGGAGATCGGCTGGAGCAACTGGATCCTGAAGCCGGAGGGCTACAATGCCTACTTCTGTCGCGGATCCTGCAGCTCGGTGGCGAGTGTTACGCAAGCGGCCTCCCACCACAGCTCCATAATG AAAATTCTCTCCACAAGCGGTGCTAACAAGTCGCTGGAGTTGGTGCCCTGCTGCACCGCCAAACAGTATTCCTCGCTGCAGCTGGTCGTGATGGACTCGAGCAACACGGCCACGGTGAAGACGCTGCCCAACATGGTGGTGGAGTCGTGTGGCTGCAGATAG